DNA sequence from the Tissierella sp. MB52-C2 genome:
ACTATGGCATTTCCTGCATCCTCAAATCTTTCCATCAAACCTTCATGTAAAAGAGCTAATAACCCCCAATTATTGGCTGATAATATTTTCTTTTCTAAAGTAATACTTGACATCTATATGTCACTCCTATCTCTGTAATAGTTGAAGCACCATTTGCGGCAGCTGATTTGCCTGGCTTAACATACTTGTACCTGCCTGTTGTAAAATATTTAACTTTGTAAATTCGCTCATTTCCTGTGCCATATCTAAATCCGCTATTCTAGACTTTGATGCAGTTAAATTTTCAGCTGTATTGTCTACATTTTTTATTGTATGCTCTAATCTATTCTGGATTGCACCAAGTTTTGAACGCATTTTAGATACCTGTTCTATAGCATCATTGTATTTTTCAATGGCTTTCTCGTAATCTTCTGATTTAGAATCTTCCTTTATGATGTCTTCTATACCTAATGTATTAGGATCTACCTTTACAGTACTCATATCTACTTCAATAAATTGACTTTCATTAGCTCCTATTTGAAGTCGTAAATCCGTATTTCCGCCTCCATCTAAATCACCTTTTAATAAGGATATTCCATTAAACTCAGTATCATTAGCTATCTTGTCAATTTGCTCTGTCAATTGTTTTATCTCGTTCGCTATGGCCTCTAAATCTCCATCCTCATAAATGCCATTTGCTCCTTGTACACTTAACTCTCTCATTCTTTGAATCATTTCATGTACTTCATTTAATGCTCCTTCTGCCGTTTGAATTAGAGATACTCCGTCTAAGGAGTTTCTTGAAGCTTGTCTTAGTCCTCTTATTTGTGCCTCCATTTTTTCTGATATGGCAAGGCCTGCTGCATCGTCTGATGCTCTGTTAATTCTCTTACCTGATGAAAGTCTTTCTAATGATTTTTGTAATCCTTCTGTATTGATATTTAGTAGTCTATGAGTATTTAATGCTGGTATATTATTATTAATTCTCATGGTTTTTATCCCCCTCTAGTTTATTTGTTTTTTCTATAAATGAAATTACCTCTCCTAATATCTGGAACATTTCTTTTGGTAACTTATCTACTTTTTCTTCTAATGATTCTTTTTCTAAAAGTTCTTCTCTTACCTCA
Encoded proteins:
- a CDS encoding flagellin — translated: MRINNNIPALNTHRLLNINTEGLQKSLERLSSGKRINRASDDAAGLAISEKMEAQIRGLRQASRNSLDGVSLIQTAEGALNEVHEMIQRMRELSVQGANGIYEDGDLEAIANEIKQLTEQIDKIANDTEFNGISLLKGDLDGGGNTDLRLQIGANESQFIEVDMSTVKVDPNTLGIEDIIKEDSKSEDYEKAIEKYNDAIEQVSKMRSKLGAIQNRLEHTIKNVDNTAENLTASKSRIADLDMAQEMSEFTKLNILQQAGTSMLSQANQLPQMVLQLLQR